One Nitrospira sp. DNA window includes the following coding sequences:
- a CDS encoding thiolase family protein, translating to MGEIPVTTRHRAVIVSAARTPMGSFNGSFSAIPATKLGSLAIAEALQRARLPGDRIEEVLMGCVLSAGLGQAPARQAAIGAGLPHHVGAVTVNKVCGSSLQTVIMAARAIALGDAQVVVAGGMENMTRAPFLLEKARQGYRLGHGELTDSLIKDGLWDVYNQFHMGNAGELCAAKYRLSRQEVDDFALESYGRSREAIATGAFKREIVPVEVPQKKGAPIIVADDEEPNRVDLARLRQLKPVFQEDGVLTVGNSPSCNDGAAALVVMAEEEAQRLGLAPMARIVGYAGAALAPEWFTIAPVEAIRRLLKQTGLSIGDIDLFEINEAFSAVSLAINRELGLDVKKVNVHGGAVALGHPIGATGARLLTTLLHAMEARDARRGLAGLCIGGGEALALIVKR from the coding sequence ATGGGAGAAATTCCTGTGACGACCAGACATCGAGCCGTCATCGTCAGCGCAGCCCGGACGCCGATGGGGAGTTTCAACGGTTCCTTCAGCGCGATACCGGCCACGAAGTTGGGCAGCCTCGCGATTGCGGAAGCGCTGCAACGGGCCCGCCTCCCCGGCGACCGAATCGAGGAGGTCTTGATGGGTTGCGTGCTCAGCGCGGGACTCGGCCAGGCACCGGCCAGGCAGGCGGCAATCGGAGCGGGTCTCCCCCACCATGTCGGAGCCGTAACGGTCAACAAGGTCTGCGGGTCCAGCCTGCAGACCGTGATCATGGCGGCAAGGGCGATCGCGCTGGGAGACGCGCAGGTGGTGGTGGCAGGTGGAATGGAAAACATGACTCGTGCTCCGTTCCTGCTCGAAAAGGCCAGACAGGGGTATCGACTGGGCCATGGAGAGCTGACGGACAGCCTGATCAAGGACGGGCTCTGGGATGTCTATAACCAATTCCACATGGGGAATGCCGGAGAGCTCTGCGCCGCCAAGTATCGGTTGTCGAGGCAGGAAGTAGACGACTTCGCATTGGAAAGTTACGGGCGATCCCGCGAAGCGATCGCAACCGGCGCCTTCAAGCGGGAGATCGTCCCGGTCGAGGTGCCGCAGAAGAAGGGAGCGCCGATCATCGTCGCGGACGATGAGGAACCGAATCGCGTCGATCTGGCGAGGCTGCGACAACTCAAGCCGGTCTTTCAGGAAGACGGCGTCTTGACCGTGGGCAACTCCCCTTCTTGCAACGACGGGGCTGCGGCGTTGGTCGTCATGGCGGAAGAGGAGGCACAGAGACTTGGTCTCGCTCCGATGGCCCGTATTGTGGGTTATGCGGGCGCCGCGCTCGCGCCGGAATGGTTCACCATCGCACCGGTGGAGGCGATCCGTCGGCTGTTGAAACAGACGGGGCTTTCCATCGGCGACATCGACCTGTTCGAGATCAACGAAGCCTTTTCCGCCGTCTCGCTGGCCATCAACCGCGAGCTTGGACTCGATGTGAAAAAGGTGAATGTCCATGGCGGGGCCGTGGCCCTGGGCCATCCCATCGGCGCGACCGGAGCCAGGCTCCTCACGACCTTGCTCCATGCGATGGAGGCGCGTGATGCCCGTCGCGGGCTGGCCGGCCTCTGCATCGGAGGCGGAGAGGCGCTTGCGCTCATCGTGAAACGATGA
- a CDS encoding Dihydrolipoamide acetyltransferase component (E2) of acetoin dehydrogenase complex — protein MSTDIVMPQLGESIAEGTVVKWLIPQGGAVERDQPLLEVETEKVTLDIPSPATGFLTEVLVREGETVPVGKLLARLDSQPPNGIVNRVGGVVMRPMEPGPGDEHHYSPAVRQLAKEQGVDLAAVTGSGEGGRVTKKDVLDYVAKRAASGKSPSPHASPLMPHEEILPFTQMRKTIAERMVLSRRTAAHVATFFEADFSSIATFREGRSLTYLPFVISAVTRAMKDLPLLNSSWCDQGIAIKKDIHIGIAVALEEGLLVPVVRHADRKGLTQLAHEVSDLAERARSKRLTPEEVLEGTFTITNHGGFGSLFSTPIINQPQAAILGVGSVQKRAVVINDAIAIRPMGYLSLSFDHRIIDGATADRFMAKVKNHLEQSEWEKFL, from the coding sequence GTGTCCACCGACATTGTCATGCCCCAGTTGGGTGAAAGCATCGCCGAAGGGACCGTCGTCAAGTGGTTGATCCCGCAGGGCGGCGCCGTCGAAAGGGACCAACCGCTCCTGGAGGTGGAAACCGAGAAGGTCACGCTCGACATTCCTTCTCCCGCCACCGGGTTCCTGACGGAGGTCCTCGTACGGGAAGGTGAGACCGTCCCGGTGGGAAAACTGCTGGCGAGGCTTGACAGTCAACCGCCAAACGGCATCGTCAATCGGGTCGGAGGGGTGGTCATGCGACCGATGGAGCCGGGGCCGGGAGACGAGCACCACTATTCACCGGCTGTCCGGCAACTGGCAAAGGAACAGGGGGTCGACTTGGCCGCCGTCACGGGAAGCGGTGAAGGCGGCAGGGTCACGAAGAAAGACGTACTGGATTATGTCGCCAAGCGAGCCGCATCCGGCAAGAGTCCCTCTCCTCACGCCTCACCCCTCATGCCTCACGAAGAAATCTTGCCGTTCACGCAGATGCGGAAGACCATCGCGGAACGCATGGTCCTCAGTCGCCGTACCGCCGCCCACGTGGCGACCTTCTTCGAGGCGGACTTCTCTTCCATCGCCACATTTCGGGAAGGCCGCTCCCTGACCTACCTGCCGTTCGTGATCAGCGCGGTGACCCGCGCCATGAAGGACCTGCCCCTGTTGAACTCATCCTGGTGCGATCAGGGGATCGCGATCAAGAAAGATATCCATATCGGCATCGCAGTGGCGCTCGAAGAAGGCCTCCTGGTTCCCGTCGTGCGCCATGCAGACCGGAAAGGGCTCACTCAACTGGCTCACGAAGTATCGGACCTGGCGGAACGGGCCAGGAGCAAGCGACTGACTCCCGAGGAGGTACTGGAGGGCACCTTCACGATCACCAATCACGGGGGATTCGGCAGCCTCTTTAGTACGCCGATCATCAATCAGCCGCAGGCCGCCATCCTGGGAGTGGGTTCGGTGCAGAAACGCGCGGTCGTGATCAACGATGCCATCGCCATTCGGCCCATGGGTTACCTCAGCCTGTCGTTCGACCACCGGATCATCGACGGCGCGACGGCCGATCGTTTCATGGCGAAGGTCAAAAACCACCTGGAGCAGAGCGAATGGGAGAAATTCCTGTGA